Within the Saccharomonospora amisosensis genome, the region TGGCACCCAGGGCCGGAACGCCCTGGCGGGAGAGGCCGGATGCCGTCGGTGAACGGCGTCGGTGAGTCGTGTGCGGCAGAACCGCACGCACGGTTCGAAGCGGCGGGGGTTGGAAACGGACCGGACGTACTCCGCCACCGTGGTAGCCCCGCCCCTACAACTTGATCTCTCGGTTGGTCTGGATCAGCACCATTACGGTCATGACCAGATTAGTTGCCCGCCTGGGAAGCTGCGGATCCGGCCGGATCTTGCAGGACCGGAGTTGCGCCTCCGTTCGTTCTGTTGGGCCGCGCAGGCACGCGTGAGCAGTGTGAGAGACCGGCTGCGGTAAGGTTGTCGATCAGGCCGTGTTGCCGGGCGGCACCCATGTTGTGCCGCCGGTTGGCGGGGCTTATACCAGCCTGCTGACCGGGTCAGCCTGGGTCTGCAAGTTGACACCGTGGCGCTTGTGTTCGCCGGGGTGGTTTGGTCCGACCGCCGCCGGATGCCATCCGGACTCGGTGGACCGGGACCAGTTGGGCCTTGCGGCGAACCGCACAAGCGGCTCGGCCATAGTGGGTGCCGTGGCTCCGACTACGTCTCGTTCTTGTTCGGAAAGGCGAGCAGCAGCAATGCGGACCCATCCGATTACCGCTGCTTCTGCCGAAGGTGTGAACGTACGCCGTTAACAATCCTTTCGGCCTGCTCTTCGCCAGTCCAATTAGAAATAGTTGCCGCGATCTCATGACGATGTAAATCGTGCTGGAGCCACTTCAATATGGCTTTGGACAACGAATCAGCATCACCGTGCGAGAAAAAATCACCATTGAGGCCAGGTGTGATCGCCGCCCACTCCGGGCCGTGAACGGCGACTTGGTCACCGACGAGTACGGGAACGCCGTGCGAGATGCTTTGTATCACCGCCAGGCCAGCTGCTGATGGAACGACGGAAACAGCGGCATCCGAATAGAGGGCCGCGAGCTCCTTTCGATCGTAGCACGGGCCCCAGAAATAAACACCAACTCCCTTCACGTTGGCGTAGTGCTCGAGGTTCCTGCGATTCGGCCCGTCGCCAACTATTGTCAAGTTGCACAGGTGTCCGTCGGCGCGTAACCGCGCGATCGCGTCTATAGCGAGCTCGAAATTTTTCTGGCGTGTGAGTCTCCCACAGCATAAGACGGTGGGTGTCTGTGGTTGGGTGTCGCACTTTGTGCGGACGTTAGAGTATCCTTTCCGGTTGATAGTGAACCGTGGATAACTGGAATCTCCAACACTGTTGTAAACGACATGCATCCGCCTAGAACGAAATCGATAGGATAGACCGATATCACGCGCTATGTCGCTGTAGAGTAGTAGGCCGTCAGCGATTCGATAGAAGGCGATTCGTATCCATTTTTTCAACCCGAACTCCGGAGTTCTCCAGCCGTGAGTCCAGAAAAGCACGGTTCTCCCACGCAGACGGATCAGAATGGCAGCGACCCAAGTACTGAGCCAGTAACAGTCACCAGGTATTATCCAAGCGTCAAAATCGCGGCTGAGTGCCAGCCCTATGATTCCACGTTGCCAAACAACTCGGCCGATTCTTATGTTCCTGACTCGAAGGAAGCGCTGCGGATCGGGCGGCGGCGACGATGCCACATTTGGGTCGAGTCCAGAGCGATCGGAACAAAACCAAAATTGGATCCGGTCATCACGGGAAAGCATCGAAAAGAGCGCTGAACGGTAGTGTGCACAATGATCGTTAATAATGACGACACGAGGTCGCTGACACGTCGTTCCGGATTTCCTGGGCAAACGTGACGTCATCATGTAGATTCTTCCTTCTGTTGGGAAGCGTGGACGACTCCAGCATGCCTTTGTTGAAGTTTTAGTACTGACGAAATGAAC harbors:
- a CDS encoding glycosyltransferase family 4 protein; protein product: MMTSRLPRKSGTTCQRPRVVIINDHCAHYRSALFSMLSRDDRIQFWFCSDRSGLDPNVASSPPPDPQRFLRVRNIRIGRVVWQRGIIGLALSRDFDAWIIPGDCYWLSTWVAAILIRLRGRTVLFWTHGWRTPEFGLKKWIRIAFYRIADGLLLYSDIARDIGLSYRFRSRRMHVVYNSVGDSSYPRFTINRKGYSNVRTKCDTQPQTPTVLCCGRLTRQKNFELAIDAIARLRADGHLCNLTIVGDGPNRRNLEHYANVKGVGVYFWGPCYDRKELAALYSDAAVSVVPSAAGLAVIQSISHGVPVLVGDQVAVHGPEWAAITPGLNGDFFSHGDADSLSKAILKWLQHDLHRHEIAATISNWTGEEQAERIVNGVRSHLRQKQR